Proteins from a genomic interval of Pseudodesulfovibrio nedwellii:
- a CDS encoding NapC/NirT family cytochrome c, whose amino-acid sequence MERKTKSILLVLCGILIAFPLFSMTYYTMVRTSTPEFCGSCHEIRPAVMAWKTSTHVNNEQGFVADCMDCHLPAPQDTYDFFFAKTAHGLKDVFAHFTGGAESYDRTVMKKRIWSTMKNDQCMKCHRNLLHMPDKRGAMLAHRRVLYANGGEEYRCTDCHRDLVHKDRQFYDYKQFAAPYRATGLPNLGI is encoded by the coding sequence ATGGAGCGAAAAACCAAGTCGATTCTGTTGGTTTTGTGCGGCATTCTGATCGCATTTCCGCTCTTCAGTATGACTTACTACACCATGGTCAGGACTTCGACCCCGGAGTTCTGCGGCTCTTGTCATGAAATCCGCCCGGCGGTCATGGCCTGGAAGACATCGACCCATGTCAACAATGAGCAAGGCTTCGTGGCCGACTGTATGGACTGCCACTTGCCTGCACCACAGGACACATACGATTTCTTCTTTGCCAAGACAGCTCACGGACTAAAAGACGTTTTCGCCCACTTTACGGGCGGAGCCGAAAGCTATGATCGAACCGTCATGAAGAAGCGCATCTGGTCAACAATGAAAAATGACCAATGCATGAAATGCCATCGCAACCTGCTGCACATGCCTGACAAGCGAGGGGCCATGCTGGCACATCGCAGGGTTCTCTATGCCAATGGAGGCGAAGAGTACCGCTGCACCGACTGCCATCGAGACCTCGTGCACAAAGACAGGCAATTCTACGACTACAAGCAGTTCGCCGCTCCTTACCGGGCGACAGGGCTGCCGAACTTGGGTATCTAA
- a CDS encoding methyl-accepting chemotaxis protein: MKNIKLSVKLIGGFIATALITLVVGVIGYVELDSMEEHVVTLGEKSMPKVEALLQMESHLNSAMVGMRTLMSPGLDEAMRKSQYEVLATNRAAYGENFKVYSTLDRSPQEEQLSKAFLAEVGAWSKSNNQAVETSKKLLALDILNPEQYMKNLWLFTSDHYQLAAKVGELLAAGSSFEGGDDPAQCRFGQWLASYTTTNPEIAKILKEVRKPHDHFHQAVARIKEASRQGQNGEAFEAYEGQMMPAAEDVFGYFDKLRESAQLSVTTFDEMTKVLMGESAVGQEKTMNVMDKLVKFNLEESDRSVHEAEAGAESAKLLAVVGVIVGVVIALFLGILLTRGITGPIFKGVTFAQEMANGNFSEKLDVVQKDEIGDLANALNEMVDKLRGVVQEVQSASDNVASGSEEMSSSSQSLSQGATEQAASIEEVSSSMEEMGANVRQSADNAQQTEKISKQAAVDARKGGDAVLQTVQAMKDIAEKISIIEDIARQTNLLALNAAIEAARAGEHGKGFAVVAAEVRKLAERSGTAASEISELSSSSVQVAEGAGEMLQKIVPDIQKTAELVQEITAASNEQDAGVGQINTAIQQLDQIIQQNAAASEEMASTSEELSGQATQMQMTMGFFKIGQIGGAAPRSTAVASASRKPQALPQTSPKVSASRGVDMNMDDEDFERF, translated from the coding sequence ATGAAGAATATTAAATTGAGTGTGAAATTGATTGGTGGGTTTATCGCGACAGCTCTTATTACTCTAGTTGTCGGTGTTATCGGGTATGTTGAGCTTGATTCTATGGAAGAACATGTCGTTACCCTTGGTGAAAAAAGCATGCCGAAAGTAGAAGCCCTTCTACAGATGGAATCCCATTTGAATTCAGCGATGGTAGGTATGCGTACTTTGATGTCTCCGGGGCTTGATGAGGCGATGCGGAAGTCTCAGTATGAAGTACTTGCCACAAATCGGGCTGCCTATGGTGAAAATTTCAAAGTTTATTCCACACTGGACCGCTCCCCTCAAGAGGAGCAGTTGAGTAAGGCGTTTCTTGCCGAAGTTGGTGCGTGGTCTAAGAGTAACAATCAAGCGGTTGAGACATCAAAGAAGTTATTGGCACTCGATATTCTTAATCCTGAACAGTACATGAAGAATCTATGGTTATTTACGAGTGATCATTACCAGTTGGCTGCCAAGGTCGGTGAATTGCTTGCTGCCGGAAGTTCGTTTGAGGGAGGGGATGACCCTGCTCAATGTCGTTTTGGTCAATGGCTGGCTTCATATACAACAACAAATCCTGAAATTGCCAAGATATTGAAAGAGGTGCGTAAGCCTCATGATCATTTCCATCAGGCTGTCGCCAGAATCAAAGAAGCGAGCAGACAAGGGCAAAATGGTGAAGCTTTTGAAGCGTATGAAGGGCAGATGATGCCGGCTGCTGAAGACGTTTTCGGGTATTTCGATAAGCTTCGCGAATCAGCGCAACTGTCTGTTACCACCTTCGATGAAATGACCAAAGTCCTTATGGGTGAGTCCGCTGTTGGTCAGGAAAAGACCATGAATGTGATGGACAAGCTGGTTAAATTCAATTTGGAAGAATCCGACCGATCTGTTCATGAAGCTGAAGCCGGAGCTGAATCTGCCAAATTGTTGGCCGTAGTAGGAGTGATTGTGGGTGTCGTCATAGCCTTGTTCCTCGGTATACTTTTGACGCGTGGCATCACCGGACCGATTTTCAAGGGCGTTACTTTTGCTCAGGAAATGGCGAATGGCAACTTTTCCGAAAAGCTTGATGTTGTTCAGAAGGATGAGATCGGTGATCTGGCTAATGCCTTGAATGAAATGGTCGATAAATTGCGGGGCGTGGTTCAGGAAGTTCAATCAGCCTCTGATAATGTAGCCTCAGGCAGTGAAGAAATGTCTTCTTCATCCCAGAGTCTGTCTCAGGGGGCTACCGAGCAGGCTGCCTCCATTGAGGAGGTGTCTTCCTCCATGGAAGAGATGGGGGCCAATGTTCGTCAGAGCGCGGACAATGCACAACAAACGGAAAAGATATCGAAACAAGCTGCTGTGGATGCCCGGAAGGGTGGTGATGCTGTCTTGCAGACCGTTCAGGCCATGAAGGATATTGCCGAAAAGATTTCCATTATTGAGGATATCGCCCGGCAGACCAATCTGCTTGCTTTGAACGCGGCGATTGAAGCAGCTCGAGCTGGTGAACATGGTAAAGGTTTTGCTGTTGTGGCCGCAGAAGTTAGAAAGCTTGCCGAGCGATCCGGGACTGCTGCCTCAGAAATTAGCGAACTTTCGTCCTCAAGTGTGCAGGTGGCTGAAGGGGCTGGTGAAATGTTGCAGAAAATTGTCCCTGATATTCAAAAAACGGCTGAATTGGTTCAAGAAATTACCGCCGCATCCAATGAACAGGATGCTGGAGTTGGTCAAATCAACACGGCTATTCAGCAGTTGGATCAGATCATTCAGCAGAATGCCGCGGCTTCCGAGGAGATGGCCTCGACTTCTGAGGAGTTATCTGGTCAGGCCACACAGATGCAGATGACCATGGGCTTTTTTAAAATAGGTCAAATCGGTGGAGCAGCTCCCCGTTCCACGGCCGTAGCTTCTGCTTCACGCAAGCCTCAGGCCTTGCCACAAACTTCTCCAAAGGTTTCTGCGAGTCGAGGCGTTGATATGAACATGGATGACGAGGATTTTGAGCGTTTTTAA
- a CDS encoding substrate-binding periplasmic protein: protein MRFISFILAFSIFVVPSFAADISQPYTIACYHIPLLVDDEEHGAFIELFKEAAQRADIHYTMRLVPAKRAMRYFEDGDVIGIIPALQPTLALDAALTRQIFSKQVHAFVRSGDSIPKNVDSLEGKRIGLTRGFAYPRAILMNENIDIDYADTTEGSLLKLFEGRIDAVVADGYTALYAIEKVGLSGFHYDLSVILDEQPVYIAFQPSDEGRELARKISLALTSMESDGTMGKILPDITGNYRK from the coding sequence ATGCGTTTTATTTCTTTTATTCTCGCATTTTCCATTTTTGTAGTCCCTTCTTTTGCGGCAGACATATCACAGCCATATACGATTGCGTGTTACCATATCCCCTTACTTGTCGACGACGAAGAACATGGTGCTTTTATAGAGCTTTTTAAGGAAGCGGCTCAGAGAGCCGATATTCATTATACCATGCGTTTGGTCCCGGCAAAGCGGGCTATGCGGTATTTTGAAGATGGTGATGTCATAGGGATTATCCCGGCGTTACAGCCTACTCTCGCCCTTGATGCGGCATTGACTCGGCAGATTTTTTCCAAACAGGTGCACGCGTTTGTGAGAAGCGGCGATTCAATTCCCAAAAATGTTGATTCTTTGGAAGGGAAACGAATTGGTTTGACGCGAGGTTTTGCTTATCCACGTGCAATTTTGATGAATGAAAATATCGATATCGATTATGCCGATACGACAGAGGGCAGTTTGTTGAAGCTGTTTGAGGGGCGGATTGATGCTGTTGTTGCCGATGGGTACACGGCACTATATGCCATTGAGAAAGTGGGATTGTCCGGTTTTCATTATGATCTTTCCGTCATTCTTGACGAGCAACCTGTATATATCGCTTTTCAACCTTCAGATGAAGGGAGGGAGCTGGCTCGGAAAATTTCTCTCGCTCTTACATCAATGGAGTCGGATGGGACGATGGGGAAGATCCTCCCTGACATTACAGGGAATTATCGTAAATAG
- a CDS encoding glutamate synthase-related protein, producing the protein MTNWSKSNDVLGSVNRGNAIESGLCTLCRADCQGKCETWLSSLRGREMLYPRDFGLVTAGSGNTTHVGVSYNSLRIQGLNYGATGSVDTDQDLLFTDVNLETSFGAKEKTKCKVPFMTGALGSTFIAAKYWDAFAAGCALVGAPIVVGENVVGVDRESEIKDGRIVKAPELERRIDTYMRYYDGYGAIIVQMNVEDTRNGVAEYVAEKYGDKVIIELKWGQGAKNIGGEIEVTSLDYAQFLKDRGYLVDPDPAKPEVKEGYKRGAITHFARHSRLGYTNLSSYEQVHDDFMTSVNYLRKLGFKRISLKTGSYGMEALAMAIKFASEAELDLLTMDGSGGGTGMSPWNMMETWGVPSILLHAKAHEYASHLAAQGKNVVDMSFAGGFAKGSSIFKALAMGAPYTKLICMGRAMMIPGFLGSNIEGVLFPERKEAVCGNWDKLPAAVAKYGDTADKIFACYQDVEKKVGKEEMKSVPLGALGIWCLVDKLSAGLQQLMAGARKFDLDDITRNDIASGNRETEKETGIPFITDVMDETAKKILDM; encoded by the coding sequence ATGACAAATTGGTCAAAAAGTAATGATGTGCTTGGAAGTGTAAACCGTGGAAATGCCATTGAGTCTGGATTGTGCACATTGTGCAGAGCGGATTGTCAGGGCAAATGTGAGACATGGCTCTCGTCTCTGCGAGGCCGTGAAATGCTCTATCCCAGAGATTTCGGACTGGTTACCGCCGGCAGCGGCAACACGACTCACGTAGGCGTTTCCTACAACTCGCTGCGCATTCAAGGATTAAATTACGGCGCCACGGGTTCTGTAGATACCGATCAGGATCTGCTGTTCACCGACGTCAACCTTGAGACATCTTTCGGAGCCAAGGAAAAAACCAAGTGCAAGGTGCCCTTCATGACCGGCGCACTCGGCTCCACTTTCATCGCCGCAAAATACTGGGATGCATTTGCCGCAGGCTGTGCCTTGGTCGGTGCTCCCATCGTTGTCGGTGAAAACGTTGTTGGTGTGGACCGCGAGTCCGAGATCAAGGACGGACGTATCGTCAAGGCTCCTGAACTGGAACGCCGCATTGACACCTACATGCGATACTATGATGGCTACGGTGCAATCATCGTCCAAATGAACGTTGAGGACACTCGCAACGGCGTTGCCGAATACGTGGCTGAAAAGTATGGTGACAAGGTCATCATCGAACTGAAATGGGGCCAGGGCGCAAAGAATATCGGTGGCGAAATCGAAGTCACCAGTCTTGATTACGCCCAGTTCCTGAAAGATCGCGGCTACCTTGTCGACCCGGACCCGGCAAAACCCGAAGTCAAAGAAGGCTACAAACGCGGCGCAATCACCCATTTCGCCCGTCACAGTCGCCTAGGATACACCAACCTCAGCTCCTACGAGCAGGTGCACGACGATTTCATGACTTCGGTCAACTATCTGCGTAAGCTCGGCTTCAAACGCATTTCCCTGAAGACCGGCTCCTACGGCATGGAAGCACTGGCTATGGCCATCAAATTCGCTTCCGAAGCAGAGCTTGACCTGCTGACCATGGATGGTTCCGGCGGTGGTACCGGCATGAGCCCTTGGAACATGATGGAAACATGGGGCGTCCCCTCCATCCTCCTGCATGCCAAGGCCCATGAATACGCCAGCCACCTGGCCGCTCAAGGTAAGAATGTCGTCGACATGTCCTTCGCAGGCGGATTCGCCAAGGGAAGCAGCATCTTCAAGGCTCTTGCCATGGGTGCTCCCTACACAAAACTGATCTGCATGGGACGCGCCATGATGATTCCCGGATTCCTCGGCTCCAACATCGAAGGTGTCCTCTTCCCCGAACGTAAAGAAGCCGTTTGCGGCAACTGGGACAAACTCCCCGCAGCTGTGGCCAAATACGGCGATACCGCCGACAAGATCTTCGCCTGCTATCAGGATGTGGAGAAGAAAGTCGGCAAGGAAGAAATGAAAAGCGTACCTCTGGGTGCCTTGGGCATCTGGTGTCTCGTGGACAAGCTCTCCGCTGGCCTGCAACAGCTCATGGCTGGCGCACGCAAATTCGATCTGGACGACATCACCCGTAATGATATCGCTTCAGGCAACCGTGAGACAGAAAAGGAAACTGGCATTCCGTTCATCACCGACGTCATGGATGAAACCGCCAAGAAAATCCTGGATATGTAA
- a CDS encoding winged helix-turn-helix transcriptional regulator, which translates to MITFKNKQFRCPVEVTVGLISGKWKSLILWHLHDGNIRYKELERIVPGVSQKMLTQQLKEMEEDKLLTRTVFPEVPPRVEYGLTELGHSVFPILEMMHNWAMDNLKIEPTEES; encoded by the coding sequence ATGATTACATTCAAAAACAAACAATTTCGCTGCCCGGTCGAAGTTACAGTTGGGCTGATCAGTGGAAAATGGAAGAGCCTAATTCTATGGCATCTGCATGATGGGAATATACGATATAAAGAGTTGGAACGCATTGTTCCTGGAGTGAGCCAAAAGATGCTCACCCAACAGCTGAAAGAGATGGAAGAAGACAAACTGTTGACCCGTACTGTCTTCCCGGAAGTTCCGCCGCGAGTCGAATACGGATTGACCGAACTGGGGCACAGTGTATTTCCGATACTTGAAATGATGCACAACTGGGCAATGGATAATTTGAAAATTGAACCGACCGAAGAATCGTGA
- a CDS encoding lactoylglutathione lyase family protein codes for MTYPRTFSHIGITVTNLEEAVNFYTKVLGWYLIMEPTEIKQDDSAIGVMCNDVFGEGWGSFKIAHLSTGDKIGVEIFEFPNSERRENNFEFWKTGVFHFSVQDPDVEGLAAKIVASGGRQRMPVREYYPGEKPYRMVYCEDPFGNIIEIYSHSYELTYSAGAYQD; via the coding sequence ATGACCTATCCAAGAACTTTTTCTCATATTGGAATCACCGTGACAAACCTTGAAGAGGCAGTCAATTTTTATACCAAGGTGTTAGGGTGGTATCTGATTATGGAACCTACCGAAATCAAACAGGACGATTCTGCAATTGGTGTGATGTGCAATGATGTTTTTGGCGAGGGGTGGGGAAGTTTCAAGATTGCCCATCTCTCAACAGGTGACAAGATCGGTGTCGAAATATTTGAGTTCCCCAACTCTGAACGCAGAGAAAATAATTTCGAATTCTGGAAGACCGGTGTTTTCCATTTCAGCGTGCAAGACCCGGATGTCGAAGGCCTTGCTGCCAAGATCGTCGCTAGCGGCGGTAGGCAACGTATGCCTGTGCGAGAATATTACCCCGGCGAGAAGCCATATCGCATGGTGTATTGTGAAGATCCATTTGGCAACATCATCGAAATCTATAGTCACAGCTATGAATTGACGTATTCTGCCGGAGCCTATCAAGACTAG
- a CDS encoding DUF169 domain-containing protein, with protein MKSIIVENLKPEFAPVAVVWSDTIPTNTFQFKKDKFGCVLYLFAHASTQGKVAGGSRETVLCTGGRAALGFGSGFDASEEMLETHAALFSKGLKSAQDRTAYQKRIDSVPKSWKDMFEYGERRHCSLDLAKKWILHELPRYDIKQKYVLFKPLNETSNDENIRAIIFPVNPLELSGLVTLAGSVMKGTDPVRVPQGTDCSGISAFAYAEAESDAPRAVMGMMGTDGREVMRKRFRDDIITLTLPIPLFLQMEKEAEDCIFHVPAWKNLVG; from the coding sequence ATGAAAAGCATCATCGTCGAAAACCTCAAGCCAGAATTTGCACCGGTAGCAGTAGTGTGGAGTGATACCATCCCCACAAACACTTTCCAATTCAAAAAAGATAAATTTGGCTGCGTCCTCTATCTGTTTGCCCACGCCTCTACACAAGGCAAAGTCGCTGGAGGAAGCCGCGAAACCGTCCTGTGTACCGGCGGTCGAGCCGCCTTGGGTTTCGGTTCAGGCTTTGACGCGTCGGAAGAAATGCTTGAAACCCATGCTGCATTATTCAGCAAGGGACTGAAGTCCGCACAGGACAGAACTGCTTATCAAAAACGGATCGACTCTGTTCCTAAAAGTTGGAAGGACATGTTTGAATATGGGGAACGTCGACATTGTAGTCTGGACCTTGCAAAAAAATGGATTCTCCACGAATTGCCACGCTACGATATCAAACAGAAATATGTTCTTTTCAAGCCCCTGAACGAGACTTCAAATGATGAAAATATCCGCGCCATAATCTTTCCGGTCAATCCACTTGAACTGTCAGGACTTGTAACACTTGCAGGCTCTGTCATGAAAGGAACCGACCCCGTCCGAGTCCCTCAAGGCACAGACTGCAGTGGCATCAGTGCCTTTGCCTATGCCGAAGCCGAATCGGATGCTCCCAGAGCCGTGATGGGCATGATGGGCACCGATGGTCGGGAAGTCATGCGCAAACGCTTCCGAGATGATATAATAACGCTCACACTGCCAATACCGCTTTTCCTACAAATGGAAAAAGAAGCTGAAGATTGCATCTTTCACGTACCAGCATGGAAAAACCTTGTGGGATAA
- a CDS encoding RNA polymerase sigma factor, whose translation MPGKQDDTFVIDQVLGGDRDAFALLLERHEGHVSRIVAAHVPGQHVAEVAHDTFIRAYKSLNGYTPVKPFRNWLTTIALRSCHDFWRKQYRNREAPVCDMSENGQQWLETAMAPGSNEIFESQARQREAREILDMALAHVSPMDRMVLTLTYLEERTIKEAAQMLDISVPNVKIRAYRAKRKLRVFLERCDIQGGAHEA comes from the coding sequence ATGCCCGGAAAACAGGACGACACATTCGTCATCGACCAAGTGTTGGGTGGCGACCGCGACGCCTTTGCGCTCCTGCTGGAACGCCATGAGGGACATGTCTCACGGATCGTTGCGGCCCATGTACCGGGGCAGCACGTGGCTGAAGTCGCTCATGACACCTTTATCCGGGCTTATAAAAGTCTGAACGGGTACACACCGGTCAAACCCTTTCGTAACTGGTTAACCACCATTGCCCTGCGCAGTTGTCACGACTTCTGGCGCAAGCAATACCGGAACAGGGAAGCTCCGGTCTGCGACATGAGTGAAAACGGTCAACAATGGCTTGAAACGGCAATGGCTCCCGGTTCAAATGAAATATTTGAATCACAAGCCAGGCAACGCGAGGCCCGAGAAATTCTTGATATGGCGCTAGCACATGTGTCGCCCATGGACCGGATGGTGCTCACTTTGACCTATCTGGAAGAACGGACGATCAAGGAGGCTGCTCAAATGCTTGACATCAGCGTCCCCAACGTCAAAATTCGCGCCTATCGAGCTAAACGGAAACTCAGAGTTTTTCTGGAACGCTGTGACATCCAAGGAGGGGCGCATGAAGCGTAA
- a CDS encoding putative quinol monooxygenase: protein MALTYVSATVMAKDGCEAALEAELAKVVSVVRTEDGCIRYDLHKSEYANVFLFYEIWESPAHLAAHGKTPHMAAMSQATADLVAGPSEVNVWEAVDVAK, encoded by the coding sequence ATGGCTTTGACATATGTATCCGCCACCGTGATGGCCAAGGACGGCTGCGAAGCCGCGCTGGAAGCGGAATTGGCGAAAGTTGTTTCAGTGGTTCGTACAGAAGACGGCTGCATCCGTTATGATCTGCATAAATCCGAATACGCCAATGTATTTCTGTTTTATGAAATTTGGGAAAGCCCGGCACATTTGGCGGCACATGGAAAGACTCCACATATGGCGGCCATGAGTCAGGCCACAGCGGACCTCGTGGCCGGTCCTTCTGAGGTCAATGTTTGGGAAGCCGTCGACGTCGCCAAGTAA
- a CDS encoding carbon-nitrogen hydrolase family protein, protein MKKSIVAALQIGSDQGTAATVEKILGYETQIRESGCSLLVLPEAILGGYPKGADFGTKLGYRTPEGREDFLEYWNEAVDINGPEVAELCGLAKRCTTTMVVGIIERGGSTLYCTALFIAEDGTIAGKHRKLMPTATERLVWGQGDGSTLPVVETSAGRVAGAICWENYMPLLRATMYGKGMDIWCAPTVDARDIWVASMQFIAYEGRNFLVSACQYQGPPNGKTYLDPAWPADEPLIRGNSIIISPMGDILAGPLRGEEGLISAEIDLDDIVRARYDMDIAGHYARPDVFKLTVDERPRPAISCITNDNSTE, encoded by the coding sequence ATGAAGAAATCCATTGTCGCTGCATTACAGATCGGCTCGGATCAAGGTACTGCGGCCACAGTTGAAAAGATATTGGGGTATGAAACACAAATTCGAGAATCCGGGTGCAGCCTGCTGGTGTTGCCCGAAGCTATCCTGGGCGGCTACCCAAAAGGGGCCGATTTCGGCACCAAGCTCGGCTATCGTACCCCTGAAGGACGCGAAGACTTTCTCGAATATTGGAATGAAGCGGTTGACATTAATGGCCCAGAAGTCGCCGAACTCTGCGGATTGGCCAAACGATGCACAACCACCATGGTCGTCGGCATCATTGAACGCGGTGGTTCCACCTTATACTGCACCGCCCTGTTCATTGCCGAGGACGGCACCATAGCGGGCAAACACCGCAAGCTCATGCCTACAGCCACAGAACGACTGGTGTGGGGACAGGGCGACGGTTCCACACTGCCTGTCGTAGAAACATCTGCCGGACGCGTGGCTGGTGCCATCTGTTGGGAGAACTACATGCCTTTGCTTCGCGCCACTATGTATGGCAAAGGCATGGACATTTGGTGTGCGCCCACCGTGGACGCTCGCGACATCTGGGTGGCGAGCATGCAGTTCATAGCCTATGAAGGCCGAAATTTCCTCGTCAGTGCATGTCAGTACCAAGGGCCGCCGAACGGAAAAACATATCTCGATCCGGCATGGCCTGCCGACGAGCCTCTTATTCGCGGCAACTCCATCATCATATCACCCATGGGGGATATTCTGGCCGGTCCTTTACGCGGCGAAGAAGGCCTGATCTCCGCAGAGATTGATCTCGATGACATTGTCAGGGCACGTTACGACATGGACATCGCAGGGCATTACGCACGCCCGGATGTGTTCAAACTCACAGTGGACGAACGGCCCAGGCCTGCGATTTCTTGTATTACCAATGACAATTCAACTGAATAA
- a CDS encoding HAD family hydrolase, producing the protein MKRVLWIGALFIAFVLLIPVLGVAGQDNLDLWQKGEIKTSIVQFVEEIVDESGPYYLPPEDRIATFDMDGTILLEKPQYVVFDFAERQLLKRIEGDASLKNVQPYKAVVEKDLSYFSHDPYAENSLYAILLYATDGFTDAQYNAALAKYFAQVKDKRFGLSYDRLVYAPVVQLIDYLKAHQFTVYICSGSDPQFTRGFALEAAHITPENVIGTTVLTTWDRERKDADFVRQHEFVKPINDKEGKPVNIRNKIGRVPVFALGNSGGDFHMLEYSKAAAHSIQLIVNHDDPEREYQYKDEEMRTMCRENGWHEISMKKDFKVVFAEVDAKK; encoded by the coding sequence ATGAAACGGGTATTGTGGATTGGTGCTTTATTTATTGCTTTTGTACTGTTGATACCTGTGTTGGGTGTTGCGGGACAAGACAATTTGGACTTGTGGCAGAAAGGGGAGATCAAGACTTCTATAGTTCAATTTGTGGAAGAGATCGTGGATGAATCGGGTCCGTATTATCTGCCGCCGGAGGACAGGATTGCGACTTTTGATATGGATGGAACAATTTTGTTGGAAAAACCGCAGTATGTTGTTTTTGATTTTGCTGAACGTCAGTTACTCAAGCGCATAGAGGGCGATGCTTCTCTCAAGAACGTCCAGCCATATAAAGCTGTGGTTGAAAAGGATCTGTCGTACTTCAGTCACGATCCATATGCGGAGAACAGTTTGTATGCCATTTTGCTTTATGCCACGGACGGATTCACCGATGCGCAGTATAATGCTGCTCTTGCAAAGTATTTTGCACAGGTGAAGGATAAACGGTTTGGTTTGAGCTACGATAGGCTGGTGTATGCGCCCGTGGTGCAATTGATAGATTACCTCAAGGCGCATCAGTTTACCGTATATATTTGTTCCGGGTCTGATCCGCAGTTCACCCGCGGGTTCGCATTGGAGGCAGCACATATAACTCCGGAGAATGTTATCGGGACAACAGTGCTTACCACGTGGGACCGAGAGAGAAAGGACGCTGATTTTGTACGGCAGCATGAATTTGTGAAGCCAATCAACGATAAAGAGGGCAAACCTGTTAATATTCGGAACAAAATTGGCCGGGTTCCCGTGTTCGCATTGGGCAACTCCGGTGGCGATTTCCATATGCTTGAATACTCCAAGGCAGCGGCTCACAGTATTCAATTGATCGTCAATCACGATGATCCCGAGCGGGAGTATCAGTACAAGGATGAGGAAATGAGAACCATGTGCCGCGAAAATGGATGGCATGAAATCAGTATGAAAAAGGATTTCAAGGTGGTTTTTGCGGAAGTTGATGCAAAAAAATAA